A genomic window from Silene latifolia isolate original U9 population chromosome 11, ASM4854445v1, whole genome shotgun sequence includes:
- the LOC141611924 gene encoding UDP-glycosyltransferase 90A1-like yields the protein MAKTSSSSAQKNVHIALFPFMSKGHTIPLLHLTKLIHEHRPHAIFTIFTTPANEPFISTSLSSLPPTIFTIITFPFRAFDDTLNPLYGVESTDQLPSMSLFHSFAFGTESLLPCFEATVEKLQNGANPITFLICDFFLYWTHNVTSKFDIPRLSFNGMNIYSLTMSIVVSINKIFDGIESNDQAVQLVPDFDWIRLTKNDFDSSLNGPDSDEITQKFLMKVGHASFTSYGLVVNSFEELELPFMNYYNSKCHPKAMFIGPLCLVEKPNLNGSLEAQTVPFWMEWLNKRKDQEEGKPVLYVAFGTQAEIRNEQLKEMALGLARSEVNFIWALRVKPAQEEVLKELEEMVKERGIIVKGWVEQRAILEHESVKGFLSHCGWNSAIESISMSVPILAWPMMAEQHLNARLVVEEIKVGLRVETCDGSVRGFVKWEGLSKMVKELMEGELGKMVRNNVKEYSLMARKAIQHGGSSWSTLNALLNDLESRDGMKQLQ from the coding sequence atggcaaaaacatcatcatcatcagctcAAAAAAATGTACACATAGCATTGTTTCCTTTCATGTCAAAAGGCCATACAATTCCTCTATTACACTTAACCAAACTCATACATGAACACCGTCCTCATGCCATCTTCACTATTTTCACCACTCCTGCTAACGAACCCTTCATCTCTACCTCGCTTTCTTCACTTCCTCCTACCATTTTCACCATCATTACCTTCCCTTTTCGCGCTTTTGATGACACTCTAAACCCACTGTATGGTGTCGAGAGCACTGATCAACTGCCATCCATGTCCCTCTTCCATTCATTTGCTTTTGGGACGGAGTCGCTTCTACCTTGTTTTGAAGCGACCGTAGAGAAGCTTCAAAATGGGGCTAATCCCATTACTTTCCTTATATGTGACTTTTTCCTGTATTGGACTCATAATGTAACCTCCAAGTTCGACATCCCTAGATTGTCCTTCAATGGGATGAATATCTATTCATTAACCATGTCGATTGTTGTGTCCATAAACAAAATCTTTGATGGTATCGAGTCCAACGACCAGGCTGTCCAACTCGTCCCCGATTTCGATTGGATTCGTTTGACCAAGAACGATTTTGATAGCTCGTTGAACGGGCCGGATTCTGACGAAATAACCCAAAAATTTCTTATGAAAGTTGGCCATGCTAGCTTCACGAGTTATGGTCTTGTGGTTAATAGCTTTGAAGAGCTAGAGTTACCATTCATGAACTACTACAACTCCAAGTGTCATCCAAAGGCTATGTTTATTGGGCCGCTTTGTTTGGTTGAGAAGCCCAACCTAAATGGGTCATTAGAGGCCCAAACAGTACCCTTTTGGATGGAATGGCTTAACAAAAGGAAAGATCAAGAGGAAGGAAAACCCGTTTTGTACGTTGCGTTTGGGACACAAGCTGAAATAAGAAATGAGCAACTAAAGGAAATGGCACTCGGGTTGGCGAGATCCGAGGTGAATTTTATATGGGCCTTAAGGGTAAAACCGGCTCAAGAAGAGGTTTTGAAAGAGTTGGAGGAAATGGTGAAAGAGAGAGGGATAATTGTGAAAGGATGGGTAGAACAAAGAGCGATACTAGAACACGAAAGCGTAAAAGGGTTTTTAAGTCACTGCGGGTGGAACTCGGCGATAGAAAGCATAAGCATGAGCGTACCGATATTGGCGTGGCCAATGATGGCGGAGCAACATTTGAATGCAAGGTTGGTGGTGGAGGAGATTAAGGTGGGATTAAGAGTTGAGACTTGTGATGGATCGGTAAGAGGGTTTGTAAAGTGGGAAGGGTTGAGTAAAATGGTGAAAGAATTGATGGAAGGTGAGTTAGGGAAGATGGTTAGGAATAATGTCAAGGAGTACAGTTTGATGGCTAGGAAGGCTATTCAACATGGTGGCTCATCCTGGTCTACTCTCAATGCATTGTTGAATGACTTAGAGTCTAGAGATGGCATGAAGCAACTCCAATAA